DNA from Frateuria edaphi:
CCAGCAGGCGCTCGGCGCAGGCCAGGCGCGGCTGGCCGCATTGGCGCAGTCGCTGGGGCTGCGCTGGCGCAGCGTCGACACCGCCGCCGATCCGCTGGAGGCGATCACGGCCTTGCTCGGTGTGAGGCCCGGCCGATGATGCACCGTCTGTCTGCCCCCGGGGGTCCCGAGCTGCGCGACATCCACCTGCCACCAGCACCGCCCTGGTGGCCGCCGGCACCGGGCTGGTGGCTGCTGGCAGCGCTGGTGCTGGGGCTCCTGGGCGCTGGCGCTTGGCTGTTGCTGCGCGCGCGAAAGCGGCGCCATCGCCGCGCACGCATCCTCGCCGAGGTCGATGCACTGGCCATTCGCCACGCGGCCGACGCGCAGGCGCTGGCTGCCGGCCTGCATCAGCTGTTGCGCAGGGTGGCGCGGACGCACGACCCGGCGGCCGCTCGTCTGCGCGGCGAAGCCTGGCGCGAGGCGCTGGCGCGGGTGCCGGTCGATGCACCGACGCTCGAACGCCTGCTCACGCTGGAGTCCGCGATGTACCGCCCGCAACCCTATGACACCCGCGCGATGATGGAGGCCGTGCGTTGCTGGCTGCGGGCCGCGCTCGCCGCGCAGGGCAGGAGGGTGCGCCGTGCCTGAGTTCGCCTGGCCCGACTTCGCCTGGCCCTGGGTGGCATTGCTGCTGCCGCTGCCATGGTTGCTGCGTCGTTGGCTGCGTCCGTTGCCACCAGGACAAGCCCTGCACCTGCCGCATCCGGGCGTGGCGTTGGCCGCGATCGAGCGGCAACCGGGTCGCGGCCGGGCCAACTGGTGGCTCGCGCTGGCCTGGCTGTGCCTGGTCGCGGCGGCAGCGCGACCGCAGTGGGTCGGACCGCCCCAGGCGCAGCAGCGCAGTGGACGGGCGATGCTGCTGGCGATCGATCTCTCCGGCAGCATGCGCACCGAGGACATGCACCTGGCCGGGCAGGATGTCAGCCGTTTCGAAGCGGTCGAGACCATCGCCAGCGATTTCATCGCGCGCCGCGCCGGCGACGAGCTGGGCCTGGTGCTGTTCGGCAGCCGCGCCTTCCTGGTCACGCCGCTGACCTACGACCTCGACGCCGTCCGCGCGCAGCTGAAGGGCTCCGCCGTGGGGCTTGCCGGCACCGAGACGGCCATCGGCGATGCCATCGCGGTGGCGGTCAAGCGCCTGGCGGGCCTGCCGCAGCAGGCGCGCGTGCTGGTGCTGCTCACCGATGGCGTCAACAACGCCGGCAACATCGCGCCCGAACAGGCTGCCGCCGCGGCGAAAGCGGCCGGCGTGCGCGTCTATACCATCGGCGTGGGCGCCACGCAGATGCGCGTGCCGGATTTCTTCGGCATGCGCCTGGTCAATCCCTCGGCCGACCTGGACGAGACCATGCTGACGAAGATCGCCCAGGGCACCGGCGGGCGGTTCTTCCGCGCCACCGACACGCACGAGCTGGCCGCAGCCTACCGCACGATCGACACGCTCGAACCGATGCCCCAGCACGGGCCGGTGCTGCGCCCACGCCACGAGCTGTTCCGCTGGCCGCTGGGCGTGGCGATGCTGCTGCTTGCGCTGGCCCTGGCCTCGCGCGCAGGCACGATGCGGGAGCGCCTGGCATGAACGAGGCGCTGCACATGTTCCATTTCCTGCGGCCGGCCTGGTTGTGGCTGCTGCTCGCCATGCCGCTTCTGGCTTGGCTGGCGACGCGTGGACAGGGCGCGCGCGCGCAGCTGGAAAAGCTGGTCGATCCCGAGCTGTTGCCGCATCTGCTCCAGGGCCGGGCCCAGCGGCACAACGTGCCGCCAGTCTTGCTGGCGCTGGGCTGGTTGCTCGCCGTGCTGGCGTTCGCCGGGCCGAGCTGGAGCCGGGTACCGCAGCCGCTGTTTGCCGACCGCGCGGCGCAGGTGGTGGCCATTTCGCTGACCGATCGCATGCTGGCGCGCGACGTCGCGCCGAGCCGGCTCGACCGCGCGCGCTACAAGACGCGCGATCTCTTCGCCGCCAACCGCGGCGGACTCAATGGCCTGGTCGCCTACGCCGGCGAGGCTTTCGTGGTCGCCCCACTGACCAGCGACGCCAACAGCCTCGACGACCTGCTCGACGCGCTCGCGCCGGACACGATGCCGGTCGAGGGCGACAACGCCGCCGCCGCGATCGCGCGCGGCGCGGCGCTGATCCGCGACGCCAAGGTGGGCGGCGGTTCGCTGATACTGGTCACAGACGACGCCGATACCGGGGCCCTGCAGGCCGCACGCCAGGCCCGCGCCGATGGCGTGCGCGTGTCGGTGCTGGGCGTCGGTACGTCCAAGGGCGGGCCGGTACCGCTAGCCGAGGGCGGCTTCCTGCGTGATGCACAGGGCGGCGTGGCCATGGCCGGCCGCGACGATGCCGCGCTGGCGGCGCTCGCCGCCGCCGGCGGTGGGCGGTATGTCCCCATGCGGGCCGACCATGCCGACGTCGAGGCGTTGCAAGGTCAGCTGCGCACCGGTGATGCCGACCTCGCCACCGGCCAGGCCAGTGCGCAATGGGAGGACCGTGGCCCATGGCTGCTGCTGCCGCTGTTGCCCCTGCTGGCGTTGGCCTTCCGCCGTGGCTGGCTGTTGCTGCTTCCGCTGGCGTTGGCGCCACTGCTGGTGCCGGCGCGCGCGGAGGCCGGCACCTGGCAGGACCTGTGGCAGCGCCGCGACCAGCAAGCCGCCCAGGCGCTGCGCGAAGGCCATCCGAAGCAGGCCCTGGCGCTCGCACGCGATCCGGCGCTGCGTGGCGCGGCCGCCTACCGCGCAGACGATTACGACAAGGCGATCGAAGCACTGCAACCGGTCGGCACCACCGACGCGCAGTACAACCTCGGCAACGCGCTGGCCAAGGCCGGCCAATACCAGGAGGCGCTGGCAGCCTACGACCGCGCCCTCGCGCTCGATCCGGACAATGCCGATGCCAAGGCCAACCGCCAGGCGGTCGAGGACTGGCTGCGTCGTCAGCCACCACCGCAGGATTCTTCCGACGCGCAGAACCAGAATGGCGGCAAGTCCTCCCGGTCCAAGCCGGGCCAAGGCAACCAGCAGCCGAAGAAGGACAGCCAGGGCAACCGTCGCGGGGAACAGCAGGACGGCAAGCAGGACAACCAGGGGCAACAAGGCCAGGGCCGGCAGCAGCCGGACGCACAAGGCAACCAGGACGGCCAGCGTCATGGCGAGCAACGCGAGCAGCAGGGCGCCAACCGCCCGCTGACCGCGCAGGAGCGCGCCGAGCAGCAGGCCCGCATGGCGCGCGCGGGCCAAGCGCTCAAGCAGCAGATGGACCGTGCGTTGGGCGACCAGGCCAAGGCCAAAGGCGACGAGCACCAGCTCGGCGCGCTGGACAAGGACGACCCGCAGGCGCGCCTGCCGGCCGAGCTGCGCCAGGCGCTGCAGCGCGTACCGGACGATCCGGGCGCGCTGTTGCGGCGCAAGTTCGAACTGGAATACCGCCAGCGCCACGGCGTGGCGAACCCCGAGGACCTGCCGTGAGGCGATGGATCGCGCTCCTCCTGCTCGCGCTGCTGCCGATGCTGGCGCAGGCCGCGCAGGTGCACGCCTCGCTCGACCGCAACCAGGTGCAGCTGGGCGAAACGGTCACGTTGAACCTGCAGGTCGAGGGCGGCGCTCTGGCGCAGGCGCCCGACCTGTCCGCGCTGGCTCCGGACTTCGAAGTGCTTGGCCGTTCCAGCAACACCAGCGTGAGCATCCTCAACGGGCAACGCAGCGTGCAATCCACGATCGGCATCGCGTTGCGGCCCACGCATGCGGGCCAGCTGACGATCCCGGCATTGGATTTCGCCGGCGGCCAGACCCAGCCGCTCACGCTGACGGTCACGCCGCCCGATCCCCGCGCGGCCGCCAACAGCGGCAAGGCGGTGTTCCTCGAAGCGAGCGCGCAGCCGACCACGGTGCGCGTGGGCCAGCAACTGCTCTTCACCGTCCGGCTGTACTTTGCCGGCAGCCTCAGCAGTGGTTCGCTGGAAGATCCGCGGCTGCCCGGCATCGATGCGCGCCGCTTGGGGGATGACCTCGATTACGACGTGGTGCGCGGTGGCCGCGCCTACCACGTGATCGAGCGCCGCTACGCCCTGATCCCCCAGCACGCCGGCGCCATCGAACTCCCGTCGCTGCAGTTCCAGGGCGAATTGATCGATCCGACCGACCCGGACAGTTTCTTCGCCATGGGCACGCCGGCGATGGCCGCCTCGCCAACGGTTTCCATCGACGTGCAGCCGGTCCCGACGCAATGGGGCAGCAGCGCCTGGCTGCCGGCGCGGTCGCTCGCCCTGAGCCTGGAGGGCCTCCCCGCCGACGGCAAGGCGCGCGTCGGGCAGCCGCTGGACCTGGCGATGACCCTGCAGGCCACCGGCTTGCCCTACGAGGCGCTGCCCGCGCTGAGCCTGCCGGAGCTCAAGGGCGCCACCGTCTATCCCGACAAACCGGTGACCGGCACACGCAACGGCGGCCAGTGGCTGATCGGCCGTCGCCAGCAGAACTTTGCCGTGGTGCCCGGCCAGGCGGGCACGCTCACGATCCCCGCGATCACGCTCAAGTGGTGGAACGTGCAGAGCGGCCGGGTCGAGGAGGCGCGGATCCCGGCGCATGCGCTTACCGTGCTGCCTGCGGCGGGCGGTTCGGCGGCACCGGCGGCGAGCGCCCCCGCGACGACCACGTCCGCGCCGATGCCATTCGCGAACACGGTCGCGGCGAAGGCCGTGGCCGGCCGCGTGCCTGCGTGGCGCGTGCTCGTGCTGGTCGGGACGGGCGTGCTTTTGCTCGGCGGTGCGCTCGCCGCGTGGTGGGTATGGCAACGGCGCTTGCGCCCGGGCGCCCAGGCGCCAGCGTCCGCCTCCCCATCCAGCCGTGCGCTGCGCCTGGCTTTCCTCGCCGCCGCGCGCGGCAGCGACGTGGCGGCCCAGTCCCACGCGTTGCTGGCCTGGGCGCGTGCGGAGCGTCCCGGGCTGACCGGCCTCGGCGCACTGGCCGAGGCGCTGGCATCGGCCGCGCAGCGTGAGGCGATCGATTCGCTGCAGCGCCGCCGCTTCGCTGCCGACGCAAGCGGCCCGTCACCGGACCTGGCAAGCGCCTTCCGGCACGGTTTCCGGTGGCGCGAGGCGCCACCGGGAGAGGAGTCGCCGCTGCCGCCGCTCTATCCGTTCAAGCTGCGTTGAACACGCGCTGCCACAGTTGCGTCATCGCCTCATCGAGGAAACACAGCCGTACGTCCATCGCCGGCGCGGGCAGCCGGGCGAGCGTCCTGCGCAGGCTGGTGCAGGCGACCTCGGCCGCCAGCTCCGGCGGGTAGCCGTAGACGCCGCAGCTGATCGCGGGAAAGGCGATCGAGCGCAGGCCGTGCTCGTGTGCCAGTTGCAGGGAATGGCGGTAGCAGGCGGCGAGCAATTCCGGTTCATCGTGGCTGCCGCCGCGCCAGACCGGGCCCACCGTGTGGATCACGCACGTGGCTGCCAGATCGAAGCCGGGGGTGATGCGCGCCTCCCCGGTGGGACAGCGCACGCCGGCCGAGGCTTCGGGCAGCGCCGCGCAGGCTTCCAGCAGGCGGGGGCCGGCCGCGCGATGGATTGCACCGTCGACACCGCCGCCACCAAGCAGCGGCCGGTTGGCGGCATTGACGATGGCATCGACCGACAGGCGGGTCAGGTCGGCAGTAAGCAAGGTAATGGACATGGACAATAGTGTTTGGCGCAGGCGGCGCTTTATGCTCTGGCTTGGGACGGGAGATGCATAACAAAATGAAACCGGAAGACATTCCGTTCGGTTACCTGCTCAGCGATGTCACCTTGCTGTTCCGCAAGCATTTCGATCGGCGCGCGGTGCGCTTCGGGCTGACCCGGGCGCAGTGGCGGGCGATCAAGATGCTGCACCATCGCGAGGAAAACCTGCGCCAGACCGAGCTTGCCGAACTGCTCGAGATGGAGCCCATCGCGGTGGGCCGCGTGATCGACCGGCTGCAGACGGCGGGCTTCGTCGAACGACACCCTGATCCGAAGGACCGTCGCGCCTGGCGATTGCACCTGACGCCCCGTGCGCGTGCGGTGATCGACGACATGCAGGACATCGGCCGTGGCCTGCGCAAGGACGCCACCGCCGGCATCAGCGCCGAGGAACTGGCCCAGGCGCTGGCGGTGATCGGTCGCATCAAGGACAACCTGCAGTCGCTGGAGCAAAGCGAAAACGGCGGCGAGTAGGTCGAATGGCAGGGGCGTGGCCGCGCGCTTCGCTGAAAATAGCCGCGACAGGTAAACCCCTGGCCGGCTGCCGCGTTGTGGCAGGCTCACCTCATGGCACAGGCGCGCTGACCGCTCGGGCCCCAATCGACCGTTTGCATGTCCCCGAAAAAAATCCTGCTCGTCCTGGCCGTCCTCGCGCTCGTCGCGCTCGGCGTGCGTTTCGCCTGGCGGGCGGACACGGCCGCGCCTGCCGATGCGCGACCGGCCACCCGCGCGGTCCCGGTGCAGGTGGCGATCGCGCGGCAGGGCGACCTTGACCTCTCGCTCAAGCTGGTCGGCCGCGCGGAGGCCTGGTCCAGCGTGACCCTGCGCGCGCAGGTCACCGGCCAGCTCGAGTCGCTGGCGTTCCAGCCCGGCAGCCGGGTGAAGAAGGGGCAACTGCTGGCCCGGCTCGACACCCGCCTGTTGCAGGCGCAGCTGGACCAGGCGCGCGGCCTGGTCGCACGCGACCAGGCACAGCTGAAGAAGGCCCAGGCCGATCGCCAGCGTTATGCGGACATGCTGGGCAAGGGCTATGTGTCCAAGGCCGATTACGACACCTATCAGGCCAACCTCGCCGTGGCGCAGGCCACGCTCCAGGGCGACCGTGCCGCGCAGGAACTGGCTCAGGCCAACCTCGACTATGCGCGCATCGTGGCGCCGTTCGACGGCATCACCGGCGCGCCGCTGGTGTGGCCCGGCGCGCAGGTCAGCGCACAGACGACCGACATCGTGGTGCTCAACCAGGTGCAGCCCATCCGCGTCGCCTTCAGCCTGCCCGAGGCCAGTCTCGGCGCGGTGCGCGCGGCGCTCTCGCGTGGGTCGGTGAGCGTGCACGCGACCGTGCCCGGCCAGTCGGGCTCGCTCGCCGGCTCGCTGGAGTTCGTCGACAACGCGGTGGACAACACCACCGGCACGATCCTGCTCAAGGCGCGTTTCGACAACCCGGACCTGCGCCTGACGCCGGGACAGTTCGTGCAGGTCACGCTGCCGACCACGCGCATCACGGACGCGGTGTCGGTGCCGGTGGTCGCGCTGCAGAGTTCCTCGCGCGGCAGCTTCGTGTTCGTCGTTGGCGCGGACGATACCGTCACGCAGCGCTACGTCACGCCCGGACCGGCGGCGGGCGGGCAGCAGGTGATCGCCAAGGGGCTCAAGGCCGGCGAGCGGGTGGTGACCGAAGGGCAGATGCTGCTGGTCGAAGGGACGAAAGTACGTGTTGCCTCGTAGCGCCTTAGCTCCCTCTCTACAGCGCCAGGTCAAACAGCCACATGGCTGCGCGCGAACAGCCTCCGTCGCAAGAGTCGCCCCTCACCCCGGCCCTCTGCCCGACGGGGAGAGGGCGCTGTATCGCGCCACTGAGTCGCCCTTCGCATGAACATCCCCCAGCTCTGCATCCGCCGCCCGGTGATGACCACGCTGCTGATGGCCGCGCTGCTGGTATTCGGCATCGTGGCTTACCCGCGGCTGCCGGTGAACGAGCTGCCCAACGTCGACTTCCCCACCATCAGCATCAGCGCGAGCCTGCCCGGCGCCTCGCCCGAGACGATGGCGTCGGCGGTGGCGACGCCGCTGGAAGGCAAGCTCTCGACGATTGCCGGGATCAGTTCGATGAGTTCGACCAGCGCGCTGGGCTCGACCTCGATCACGCTGACCTTCGAGCTGGACCGCAACATCGACGCCGCCGCGCAGGACGTGCAGGCGGCCATTTCTTCGGCCCTGCGCCAGTTGCCGAAGGAGATGACCACGCCGCCGACCTTCCGCAAGGTGAACCCGGCGGACGCGGCGATCCTTTACCTGGCGATGAGCTCCTCCACGTTGCCGCTCACCCAGGTCGACGAGTACGCCGAGACCGAGCTCGCGCAACAGTTGTCGATGGTCGACGGCGTGGCGCAGGTGAACGTCTACGGCTCGCAGAAGTACGCCGTGCGGATCAGCCTGGACCCGGACAAGCTCGCCGCCAGCGGCATCGGCATCGACCAGGTGCAGGCGGCGGTGGCCGATGCCAACGTCAACAAGGCCACCGGCTCGCTGTACGGGCAGCGCCAGCAGCTGCCGATCCGCAGCGACGGCCAGCTCGAGCGTGCGGCTGCCTACAACGAGGTGGTGGTCGCCTACCGCAACGGCGCGCCGGTGCGCGTGGGTGACCTGGGCCAGGCGCGCGACAGCGTGCAGGACGACCAGAAGGCCAGCTGGTTCAACGGCGAGCGCGCCATCGTGCTGGCGATCCAGCGCCAGCCTGGCGCCAACACGGTCGAGACGGTCGATCGCATCAAACGCGTGCTGCCCGGCTTCGAGGCCGGCCTGCCGCCCTCGGTGAAGCTGCAGGTGCTGTACGACCGCTCGCAGTCGATCCGCGCCTCGGTGGACGACGTCCAGTTCACCCTGCTGCTCGCCGGTGGGCTGGTGGTGCTGGTCATCTACCTGTTCCTGGGCAACCTTTCGGCCACGCTGATTCCGGCGGTGGCGCTGCCGATCTCGGTGATCGGCACCTTCGGCGTGATGTACGTGCTGGGCTACAGCCTGGACAACCTCTCGCTGCTCGCGTTGACGCTCGCGGTCGGCTTCGTGGTCGACGATGCGATCGTGATGCTGGAGAACATCGTGCGCCACATCGAGGCGGGCGAGGCGCCCTACGACGCGGCGATCAGGGGCGCCGGCGAGATCGGCTTCACCATCTTCTCGATGACGCTGTCGCTGATCGCGGTGTTCATCCCGGTGATGTTCATGGGCGGCATCGTCGGGAGGCTGTTCCACGAATTCGCGGTGGTCATCAGCGTGGCGATCCTGATCTCCGGCATCGTGGCGATCACGCTGACGCCGATGCTGTGCAGCCGGTTCGTCAAGGCGCACGACCACGAGACCAGGAACCGGTTGATCGCCGGCTTCGACCGCGGCTTCAACGCCGTGCACCGCGGCTACCTGTCGAGCCTGCGCTGGTGCATGGACCGCCCGCGACTGGTGCTGGCGGCGTTCGTGGCGAGTCTGGCGGTGACCGCGCTGCTGTTCGTGGTGGCGCCCAAGGACTTCATCCCCGCCGGCGACAGCGGCCAGTTGCGCGTGAACACCGAAGGACCGGAAGACATTTCCTACGATGCGATGGTCGCGCGCCAGCAGGAGCTGGCCGATACCGTGGCCAAGGACCCCAACCTCGCCGGCTACATGTCCAGCGTCGGCGCGGGCGGCTCGCGCGCCACCGTCAACAACGGCTCGATCCTGTTGCTGCTCAAGCCTGCCAGCCAACGCGCGCTCGACGTCGACGGCGTGATGGAGGAACTGCGGCGCAAGTTCGCGCAGGTCACCGGCATCCGCACCTACATCCAGAACCCGCCCGCCATCCGCGTAGGCGGTCGGCAGAGCAAGGCCGAATACCAGTACACGCTGCAGTCGATCGATATCGGGGCGCTGTACGACTGGTCGGCCAAGGTCACCCATGCGTTCGCCGCGCTGCCGGGCTTCCAGGACGTCACCAACGACCTGGACCTCAACAGTCCCTCGATCGTGGTCGAGGTCAACCGCGACAAGCTCGCCCCGCTGGGCCTGACCATGGCGCAGGTGCAGGGCGCGCTCGGCGCGGCGTTCGGCGAAAACCAGGTTTCGACCATTTATGGCGCGGCCAGCCAGTACTGGGTGATCCTCCAGGTCAAGCGCGCGCTGCAGGATGACCCCGCGGTGCTCTCGCGCCTGTACGTCACCTCCGACACCGGCAAGGCGGTGCCGCTGGACACGGTCGCCAGCTTCGCGCGCAAGCCGCAGGTACTCACGGTCAACCACCAGGGCCAGCTGCCGGCGGTGACCGTGTCGTTCAATCTCGCAGCCGGCGTGAGCCTGAGCGAGGCGGTGGGCGAGATCGACGATGCGATGGCCCGGTTGGGGCTGCCGGCCACCATCAGCGGCTCGATCGAAGGCACCGCGCAGGCGTTCCAGGATTCGATGCAGGGCATGGGTCTGTTGCTCCTGCTGGCGGTATTCGTGATCTACCTGGTGCTGGGCATCCTGTACGAGAGCTTCATCCACCCGCTCACGATCCTCTCCGGCCTGCCGGCCGCGGCGGTGGGTGCGTTGCTCACGCTGGTGCTGTTCGGCGCTTCGCTGGACCTGTTCGCCTTCGTCGGCATCGTGATGCTGATCGGCATCGTCAAGAAGAACGCGATCATGCTGATCGATTTCGCGCTGGAGCGGCAGCGCGAGGAAGGCATGGCGCCGGCGGCGGCGATCTTCGACGCCTGCCGCGTGCGCTTCCGCCCGATCATGATGACCACCATGGCTGCCTTTGCCGGCACGCTGCCGATCGCGCTGGGCGTCGGCGCCGGCGCCGACGTGCGCCGCCCGCTGGGCCTGGCCGTGGTGGGCGGCCTGGTGGTGTCGCAGGTACTCACCTTGTACCTGACGCCGGTGATCTACCTGTACCTGGACCGCCTGCAGCGGCGCTTCGCGCGCCAGCCGGTCGCAGACGCACGGCCTCTGTAAGGAGCGCACCATCCCGGGGGATGGCGAACTTGAGGCGCATCGACGGGCCTTGGGCTAGGGTGGAAGCATCTGCCCGGGAGATCCGCCATGCCGCGCACCACCACCGCTGTCCTCATCCTCCTGTTCACCCTGGCCGGCGCCGGCTGCGCGACGCGCGCGAGCGAACCCGGCACGCTCGACGATGCGGCATTGGCCGCCTATGCGGCCAAGCCGTTCGACAAGCGCGCGTCGATGGGCCAGACAGTCGAGCTCGGTCGCAACCATGGTCTGCCGTTGGTCGCCGAGTTCCCTTGCGCGGACGTCTGTCCGCAATACACCGTGCGGATCATCCATTACCGGCTGCCTGAAGGCGCCGATTGCGCCGGCGTGGGTGGCGTGGAAAAGACGGTCGCGGTGCCGGTGGCGATCGCCGTGTTGCCCAGGACCTTCTGCGTACCCAAAGCCCTGGTGGAAAGCGGGAGCTACTACACCCGCTAGCAGGGTCGCTTGGGGTGGGCCTCGGCCCACCCGTTCCCCATGCGGAAGAAAAGCGGCGGGCCGAAGCCCGCCCTGCGCGCAACCCGAAGGGCGCTCAGTCCCCGGCGCCGTCGTCGGCGAAGGCGCCCGGCGCGGAGCCGAAGTCGCCGTCGGCCTGGGCCGCCATGTAAGAGAACGCCGCGTAAACCGCCACGTTCTGCGCCAGGTCCTTCGGGTCGATCTTGTCGAAGGTGTCGTTGGCGGTGTGGTGCCAGTCGAAGTAGTAGGTGCCGTCCTGGGTCAGCGACAGCGCGGCCATGCCCTTGCCGTGCATCTGCGAGAGATCCGAGCCGCCGCCGCCGGGGCGCTTGGCGTCATAGGCGACGCCGATCGGCGCCAACACCTTCGCGATCTGCTCGATCGCGCCGCGCGCCTCGGGCTTGACGCTGGCGCTCATGCGCCAGACCCGGCCCGAACCGAAATCCGACTCGGTGCCCAGCTGGAACTTGTGCACTTCGTTCGCATGCTTCTTGGCGTAGGCGCGCCCGCCCCACAGGCCCATCTCCTCGTTGGCGAAGGCGATCACGCGGATGGTGCGATCCGGGCGCTGGGGCAGGTCGTGGATCAGCTTGCCGGCGCCCATGGCGATCGCCACGCCCGCGGCGTCGTCGATCGCGCCGGTGCCCAGATCCCACGAATCCAGGTGGCCGCCGATCGCGACGACCTGGTCCGGATACTTCGCGCCGGTGATCTCGCCGATCACGTTTGCGCCGGTGTACTCGCCCTCGATGCCGCAATCGAGATCCAGCTTCACCGTCACCGGCTTGCCGTAGCCGAGCACGCGCTCGAGCTGGTCGGCGTCGGGGTTGGACAGCGCCGCGGCGGGAATGGCCTTGGCCGGATCGCGGAAGCCGGTGACGCCGGCGTGCGGCGTGCGGCTGTCCGGATCGGTGCCGGCCGAACGCAGCAGGTAGCCGGCGGCGCCCTTGGCCTGCGCGATCACCGGACCCTGCACGCGGATCGGCGAGCCGATGCCGTAGTCATGGCCATCCTTGTGCCGCTGCATGCGGAATCCGACGTAGACGATCTTGCCCTTGATCGTGGACGGATCGGCCGCCTTGAGCGCGTCGAGGCTGTCGAACTTCACCACTTGTGCCGTCAGGCCCCCCTTGGGCGTCGCCGGCGAATAGCCCAGCGCGGTCAACACCAGCGACTGCGGGAACGGCGAGACGATCGCGCCGCGCTCGCTGTGGCGCACCCACTTGGGGTAGGTGACCGGCTCGGTGTAGACCTTGTCGAAGCCCAGCTCCCTGAACTTGGCGATCGCCCACTCGACGCCGCGCTTGTCGGCCGGGCTGCCGGCCAGGCGCTGGCCCACCTCGGTAGTGAGCGACTCGGCGATGCGGTAACCGGTGTCGTCGTGCATCGCCTTGTCGCGCAGCTGTTCGGCCGTCTTTACGGCCGCGGCGGGAATCGTGGTGCCGGTGGCGCAGGCGACGGTGCTGGCCAGCAGCAGGCTGGCGGCGAGCAAGGTGAGGGAGGGACGGCGCATCGGGGGAACTCCGCTGGGGATGAACGCCCGATTATTGAGGCCGCGGCAGCCAACGGCGTAGGCCAGAAGTCACGGAGACGGAAGGGACGGAGGACGCGGCGCCGCTCCATCCCTCGCGTCGGCCGCTTTATGGCTTCGTCCGGAGCAGGTCGCGAATCTCGGTCAGCAGCACCACGTCGGCCGGTGGCGCGGCAGGCGCGGGTTCCGGCTTGCGGCTGACCCGGTTGATCGCCTTGATCATCAGGAAGATCGCCAGCGCGATGATCAGGAAGGTGATGACCGTATTGATGAACGCGCCGTACTGGATCGCCACCTCGGCCACCTTGTTGGCCGGGTCGGCAGGCTTGAGCACCCACTTGAGGTTGCTGAAATCCACGCCACCGGTGGCCAGGCCGATCGGCGGCATGATGATCTGGTCGACCAGCGAGGTCACCACCTTGCCGAACGCAGCACCGATGACCACGCCGACGGCGAGGTCGATCACGTTGCCGCGCATGGCGAATTCCTTGAACTCCGTGAGCATGCCCATGCGAATCCTCCCATTGCAGGGAATTCCCCCGCGAAGACTCTAGCGCGGCCGCGCTGCGTGGAACAGCGGCTCAGACCACGCGGCCGTCCAGCACGGCGATGCCTTCCAGCTCGGCGTGGAAGCGGTCTCCGCGATGCAATGCGGCGACGCCGGCCGGTGTGCCGGTGAACAGCAGGTCGCCCGGTTTCAGTTCGAACAGTTTCGACAGCGCCGCGATGATTGCCGGAACGTCATGCACCATGTCCTGCAGCGTGGCCTGCTGGCGCAGCACGTCGTTCACCTCCAGGCTGAGCCGCGTCTGCGCGCCCGGTTGTCCTTGTT
Protein-coding regions in this window:
- a CDS encoding efflux RND transporter periplasmic adaptor subunit, translated to MSPKKILLVLAVLALVALGVRFAWRADTAAPADARPATRAVPVQVAIARQGDLDLSLKLVGRAEAWSSVTLRAQVTGQLESLAFQPGSRVKKGQLLARLDTRLLQAQLDQARGLVARDQAQLKKAQADRQRYADMLGKGYVSKADYDTYQANLAVAQATLQGDRAAQELAQANLDYARIVAPFDGITGAPLVWPGAQVSAQTTDIVVLNQVQPIRVAFSLPEASLGAVRAALSRGSVSVHATVPGQSGSLAGSLEFVDNAVDNTTGTILLKARFDNPDLRLTPGQFVQVTLPTTRITDAVSVPVVALQSSSRGSFVFVVGADDTVTQRYVTPGPAAGGQQVIAKGLKAGERVVTEGQMLLVEGTKVRVAS
- a CDS encoding efflux RND transporter permease subunit is translated as MNIPQLCIRRPVMTTLLMAALLVFGIVAYPRLPVNELPNVDFPTISISASLPGASPETMASAVATPLEGKLSTIAGISSMSSTSALGSTSITLTFELDRNIDAAAQDVQAAISSALRQLPKEMTTPPTFRKVNPADAAILYLAMSSSTLPLTQVDEYAETELAQQLSMVDGVAQVNVYGSQKYAVRISLDPDKLAASGIGIDQVQAAVADANVNKATGSLYGQRQQLPIRSDGQLERAAAYNEVVVAYRNGAPVRVGDLGQARDSVQDDQKASWFNGERAIVLAIQRQPGANTVETVDRIKRVLPGFEAGLPPSVKLQVLYDRSQSIRASVDDVQFTLLLAGGLVVLVIYLFLGNLSATLIPAVALPISVIGTFGVMYVLGYSLDNLSLLALTLAVGFVVDDAIVMLENIVRHIEAGEAPYDAAIRGAGEIGFTIFSMTLSLIAVFIPVMFMGGIVGRLFHEFAVVISVAILISGIVAITLTPMLCSRFVKAHDHETRNRLIAGFDRGFNAVHRGYLSSLRWCMDRPRLVLAAFVASLAVTALLFVVAPKDFIPAGDSGQLRVNTEGPEDISYDAMVARQQELADTVAKDPNLAGYMSSVGAGGSRATVNNGSILLLLKPASQRALDVDGVMEELRRKFAQVTGIRTYIQNPPAIRVGGRQSKAEYQYTLQSIDIGALYDWSAKVTHAFAALPGFQDVTNDLDLNSPSIVVEVNRDKLAPLGLTMAQVQGALGAAFGENQVSTIYGAASQYWVILQVKRALQDDPAVLSRLYVTSDTGKAVPLDTVASFARKPQVLTVNHQGQLPAVTVSFNLAAGVSLSEAVGEIDDAMARLGLPATISGSIEGTAQAFQDSMQGMGLLLLLAVFVIYLVLGILYESFIHPLTILSGLPAAAVGALLTLVLFGASLDLFAFVGIVMLIGIVKKNAIMLIDFALERQREEGMAPAAAIFDACRVRFRPIMMTTMAAFAGTLPIALGVGAGADVRRPLGLAVVGGLVVSQVLTLYLTPVIYLYLDRLQRRFARQPVADARPL
- a CDS encoding M20/M25/M40 family metallo-hydrolase, with the translated sequence MRRPSLTLLAASLLLASTVACATGTTIPAAAVKTAEQLRDKAMHDDTGYRIAESLTTEVGQRLAGSPADKRGVEWAIAKFRELGFDKVYTEPVTYPKWVRHSERGAIVSPFPQSLVLTALGYSPATPKGGLTAQVVKFDSLDALKAADPSTIKGKIVYVGFRMQRHKDGHDYGIGSPIRVQGPVIAQAKGAAGYLLRSAGTDPDSRTPHAGVTGFRDPAKAIPAAALSNPDADQLERVLGYGKPVTVKLDLDCGIEGEYTGANVIGEITGAKYPDQVVAIGGHLDSWDLGTGAIDDAAGVAIAMGAGKLIHDLPQRPDRTIRVIAFANEEMGLWGGRAYAKKHANEVHKFQLGTESDFGSGRVWRMSASVKPEARGAIEQIAKVLAPIGVAYDAKRPGGGGSDLSQMHGKGMAALSLTQDGTYYFDWHHTANDTFDKIDPKDLAQNVAVYAAFSYMAAQADGDFGSAPGAFADDGAGD
- the mscL gene encoding large-conductance mechanosensitive channel protein MscL, translating into MGMLTEFKEFAMRGNVIDLAVGVVIGAAFGKVVTSLVDQIIMPPIGLATGGVDFSNLKWVLKPADPANKVAEVAIQYGAFINTVITFLIIALAIFLMIKAINRVSRKPEPAPAAPPADVVLLTEIRDLLRTKP